The DNA window CAATCCCCCTTGTTGTGTTATGTATCTATAATTAGTCTATCGGAACATATGAACAACTGTTCATATGTTCATCTGATTATAGTATACTACCTGAATATATTAATGTCAATAGTTAAAATCTCCATTTAAAAGTATTTTCGTATTGCCGTATTGTGTCTCTAGAAACACAATATTTTTGCATCAGGTTACTTTACTCCCATGCTTCAAACCCAGTATTTCTGCTACGCTTGGTGGTTGGCTACAAAGCTCTTTGGTGATTACCTTGGCTGACTTTCACCAGCAAGTGTGGTCCGGCTTTACTGGACGCATGTCATAAAAAAAGAAGCATTAGTTTATCAATGCTCCTATCTTGCCGCTCTAAATATATGATTTATAAAATAAGAATGGGTTATCATAGATGATGAAACTCCCAATATAATTCCTACTATTACATCAGAAGGATAATGAACAGCTAAATATATCCTAGAAATTCCCACTAAAAATGCTAATGTAATAAATATAATCATTAACTGTGGAAAATAATAGGTTAGTATTGTAGCCATGGAAAAGCTAGCTGTTGTATGCCCTGATGGGAATGAATAATCCTTTAAAACTATATCAAAGGTTCTTATATTTTCTAAAATATTATACGGTCTCTCCCTAGTTAAGGCTCTCTTCAATACCTGAACAAAGACCTGACTGAAGGATAATGAGGCTAATAATTCTATACCTAAATGTCTAGTTCTGCTAAAATTTATCACTATCAGTATTAAAGGCATAAGGCCTGAAAATATTAAGCCTCCAAGTTCAGTTATATGGGGCATTATAAAGTCTAGCACTTTACAGCTTAATCTAGTATTGCACATATGAAAAATCCTACTATCACCAAAGATAATAAATCTTTTTAAATATTTCATTACCATCTTCCTTCTCGTTATATTGTCACGTACTACTATTATAGATATTATTGGTGGTTTTGTA is part of the Proteiniborus sp. MB09-C3 genome and encodes:
- a CDS encoding phosphatase PAP2 family protein, translating into MKYLKRFIIFGDSRIFHMCNTRLSCKVLDFIMPHITELGGLIFSGLMPLILIVINFSRTRHLGIELLASLSFSQVFVQVLKRALTRERPYNILENIRTFDIVLKDYSFPSGHTTASFSMATILTYYFPQLMIIFITLAFLVGISRIYLAVHYPSDVIVGIILGVSSSMITHSYFINHIFRAAR